The Oryza brachyantha chromosome 6, ObraRS2, whole genome shotgun sequence region CCTGGTGCGGAATATTatactcgccgccgcctcgtgccGCTTACTTTAGGCGGAAAGGGGAGAGCTTTCCTAGCCTAGCTGCTGCTTCCTAGTTGGTAAAAGGTGGAGGTGGGAGAAGGGGGAGGCGGATATTCGTGTATCTGGAGTTAGCGACAGATTTGGATCGGGATCTCGCCGGGATGAAGGATCAGGGATCATCCGGCGTCTCTCCCGGCCCGGCCGAAGGTGAGAAACCTCCTTGACCATGcttgctttttttatttgctctGTGGAGAAAATTCAGGCCTTTGAGCTTGAGCATTTGACAAGCTCATCTTCTTGACACAAGATTCATGGCCATCATCATTGCTGTAGCGCGCATTTGCAGTGAAACCTTGCTCATGGCCTCCTCCCTATGCATCTTGCTGACAACATAAGCGTGTACTGTGTAGTGTTGGGGGTGGATGCAACTGTAACACTAACTGGCTGGGTGTCTGCAAAGCAGGGGAGAAGAAAGCCATCAATTCGGAGCTATGGCACGCCTGTGCCGGGCCTCTGGTGTCTCTGCCGCCGGTTGGCAGTCTCGTCGTGTACTTTCCGCAGGGTCATAGCGAACAGGTGCACAATTTATCAGCTGACTGTGTGAAATGTGCCAGATTGTAAGAGGTTTCTGAAAGTTCTCGCTTTTCTGGTACGGCTTTGGTAGGTTGCTGCTTCTATGAATAAGGAGTTGGACAACATCCCTGGTTACCCGTCTCTTCCGTCTAAGCTGATCTGCAAACTTCTGAGTCTCACCTTACATGTATGTGCATAGTACTTTCCCCTTTGATGCTATAGttgtgttttcctttttcaatttttctaaTTGGGTGCGCCCAATGTTTTTTGTTGTTCAGGCAGATTCTGAAACTGATGAAGTTTATGCTCAGATGACACTTCAACCGGTCAACAAAGTATGTAAGctgatatatttgattatgGGAAAGAGCTACTTATCACCCTGAAActgaaatatgttttcttgGTGTGTTTAGTATGAGCGAGATGCAATGCTGGCATCTGAACTGGGCCtgaagcaaaacaagcaacCAGCGGAGTTCTTTTGCAAAACGCTGACGGCAAGTGACACAAGCACCCATGGTGGATTTTCAGTGCCACGTCGTGCAGCGGAGAAGATATTTCCACCACTAGTATGCAGAGTTTCTTCATAACCTTGCAGTAATTTGATGGACCTATGCATTTATCAGATGCAGTGAATACCTGCCTTACCAGGATAACATGTTCGATAGGACTTTACCATGCAACCACCAGCACAAGAGCTCAGTGCCAAGGATCTGCATGATATTTCATGGAAATTCCGACACATTTACCGAGGTATGCCAAACTGTTATCTACTCGgataatatatgtacatgCATTTGGTTTTATATAGGAATTACTCATGTGTGTTTCATTcccatttacttttttttttgtcacccACTACTTATGCTTACTTGGCGCTTTGCAACTACTAGAGTtcctgttttttctttgaattGCTAAGAATGTCTCTATCCTGGAACATGGTGGCTGATCAATCAATAGAGTTCTGTACTTACATGTCTACTGTACCTTCACATGGACATGCAGGTCAACCAAAGAGGCACCTTCTGACAACTGGTTGGAGTGTCTTTGTCAGCACAAAAAGGCTTTTAGCGGGCGATTCAGTTCTGTTTATAAGGTAGCAAACCAATTCTGAATTTTAAAGGCATGGATTTGTCTAAATAGTTACACTAAAAATTGATCCTACATCTTTTGTTTGCAGGGATGAGAAATCTCAGCTTCTGCTAGGCATACGCCGTGCTACAAGACCCCAACCAGCTCTGTCATCATCAGTTTTATCAAGTGATAGCATGCACATTGGTATTCTAGCTGCAGCAGCACATGCCGCTGCAAATAGTAGCCCATTTACTATTTTCTACAATCCAAGGTATTGTAGTTCTTGCTTGATATCCCATTATCCCACATGCACTCTACCACAATCTGTGACAATGAACTCGTTGCTGTTATTTGGACAGGGCGAGCCCATCAGAATTTGTCATTCCTTTAGCAAAATATAACAAGGCTCTGTATACACAAGTGTCTCTTGGAATGCGGTTCAGAATGCTGTTTGAGACGGAGGATTCAGGGGTCCGAAGATACATGGGAACAATCACAGGTATTGGCGACTTGGATCAAGCGCGCTGGAAGAATTCTCATTGGCGAAACCTTCAGGTATGgtacttttttcttcttttaattATGCTGCGTGTCACAATCGGACATCTCATCTGTGTTCTGCAAGAAATGTCAACATGTCTGGATTAATAACTTGGattaaattagaaattaacCCTTGTATTGAAGAAATGTTTGAAATAAGATTGTCTAACACCCTATAAAAATGATGTTTGTAAGTTTGTTTAGCACTTTAGCATATCATTCAACAACTAGACCTGACTTCACCTCCTCTTTCCAAGTTAGGTTGGTTGGGATGAATCAACCGCATCTGAGAGGCGCACTCGTGTTTCAATATGGGAGATTGAACCAGTTGCCACGCCCTTTTATATTTGCCCACCACCATTTTTCAGGCCAAAACTTCCTAAGCAGCCAGGAATGCCAGGTACAGATACTTCCGCTATTTCAGCATTACATGTAAGTTAGCTACTATTTATGTAGTAGTATAATACGTGGACCATCTTGATCTTCAGGGATTAAGTCTTTAATCGTACAGTCATTCATTTCTTGCTAAACACATTAAACGTGTAAGAATACTGCAAACTAAGTTTCATGAACATGCATATGTATTGTTCCTAAAAACGGTTGCTCTTGCATGAACTTGATGCATCTGTTAACAGCAAGAGATTTGAGCTGCTTGTTGGGTATTAGAAATGTAAGGCGCATAAACACATTgcaattttcttatatgaattTACTTGTTCATTGTGTATAAACTTGAAACATTAATAATGAACACGAATATGGACTTCTTGTTTGTTACTTATGTGTACAAGTTGCATTTTCTTGTGCTTTTCCTTAAGATTGGTTTAGTCCTCATATGGCTTAAAATTTGCAGATGATGAAAATGAGGTTGAAAGCGCTTTCAAAAGAGCCATGCCGTGGCTTGCTGATGACTTTGCCCTGAAAGATGTGCAAAGTGCACTACTTCCAGGCCTGAGCCTAGTTCAATGGATGGCTATGCAGCAGAATCCACAGATGCTAACGGCTGCATCCCCAACAGTGCAGTCACCATACTTGACCCCCAACGTGTTGGCTATGCAGGATGTGATGGGCAATAGCAATGAGGACCCAACGAAAAGATTGAATGCACAGTCCCAAAATATCGTTTTACCTAATTTACAGGTTGGCTCAAAAGTTGATCACCCTGTAATGTCTCAACATCAGCAGCAGCCACACCAACTATCACAACAGCAGGTCCAGCCATCACAGCAAAGTTCTGTGATTTTACAGCAACATCAAGCCCAGTTGCTGCAGCAGAACACGATTCAATTGCAGCAGCACCAAGAACATCTCCAGCGACAGCAGTCACAACCAGCACAGCAGTTTAAGGCTGCTGCAAGTCTGCATTCAGTGGAACAGCACAAGCTGAAAGAACAGACTTCAGGTGGACAGGTTGCCTCGCAAGCACAGCTGTTAAACCAGATTTTCCCACCATCTTCGTCTCAGCTACAACAGTTAGGTTTACCCAAGTCACCTACCCAGCGCCAGGGGCTGACAGGATTACCGAGTTCAGGTTCTTTGCAGCAGTCCACACTAACTCAGACATCACAAGTCCAGCAGGCAACAGAATATCAGCAGGCTCTCCTACAGAGTCAGCAACAGCAATTACAACAGCTATCACAACCAGaagtgcagctgcagctgcttcaAAAGATACAACAGCAAAACATGCTATCTCAGCTGAATCCGCAACACCAATCCCAGTTGATTCAACAATTATCTCAGAAAAGCCAGGAAATTCTCCAGCAACAAATTTTACAACATCAATTTGGTGGTTCTGATGCTATGGGTCAACTTAAGCAATCACCGTCACAGCAAGCCCCTTTAAACCACATCACAGGATCTTTGACGCCCCAGCAACTTGTCAGGTCACACTCAGCACTTGCTGAGAGTGGGGATCCATCCAGTTCAACTGCTCCATCTGCTAGCCGTATTTCTCCATTAAATTCACTGAGTAGAGCACACCAAGGAAGCAGAAATTTAACTGACATGGTGGCAACACCACAAATTGACAACTTATTCCAGGAAATTCAAAGCAAGCCAGACAATCGATTAAAGAATGACATACAGAGCAAAGAACCAGTCTCTGTTCCCAGTCGGCATCCAGTTTCTGATCAACTTGATGCATCTTCTGCTACCTCCTTTTGTTTAGATGAGAGTCCACGAGAaggcttttcttttcctccagTTTGTTTGGATAACAATGTTCAAGTTGATCCAAGAGATAACTTCCTTATCGCGGAAAATGTAGACGCATTGATGCCAGATGCCCTACTGTCAAGAGGGATGGCTTCAGGAAAGGGCATGTGCACTCTGACTTCTGGACAAAGGGATCACAGGGATGTTGAGAATGAGTTATCATCTGCTGCATTCAGCTCCCAGTCATTTGGTGTGCCTGATATGTCCTTTAAGCCTGGATGTTCAAGTGACGTTGCCGTCACCGATGCTGGATTGCCAAGCCAAGGATTGTGGAATAATCAAACACAGCGGATGAGAACTTTCACTAAGGTTGGTACGATTAATTTAAGGATTCATTTATTAAGGACCTGCATTTGCCTGCAATCTCTGAAATTGTCAAATGCATATATCAAAAAAGCTATCTTATCGGGTGCATACACGTTTATCTTGAGAAATGTTTTTACTTGATTCAAGATCAGACTAAGTTATAAATACCTGAAATGTTTCTTGTTAGTATCCATTAAACTAGATACTCCTGCAATTTTTTGTGAACGCAAAGTTGTTGAATAGGATAAATGTTTTTTAGTTACATGTCATTCTATTTGTTTGTGATTCGAAAAATTGCTAACCAATTTGAATATGAAGTGGCCCCTGGCCCTCGAATCAATGTGACATCAGTTAGCGTTTCTGAGGCACAATATATAGGGTAACATGCAACAAGATGACCCACTGATGAATCTTGACATCATTTGGTACAAACTAATAAAGTAATAGCTTAAATCTAGAAATTTTCAGTTGagtttgtgatatttttttctgctttcaTTCCAATGTTTGGTCATATTTTGCGAGAGAATGTAGGTTGGTCAGGTTTAGTGAGGACTAAACATCCTGTTCATGGTCTGGAGCATCAGTATTACTATCATTCCAAATTTCTGACATGCAAAACAATGAGCTTAATGATCTAACTGTTAGCTTATGTGTCAAACCATCTTCATGAAGGTTCAAAAGCGTGGATCCGTGGGGAGATCAATCGATATCACAAGATATCGAGATTATGATGAACTTCGGCATGatcttgcatgcatgtttggtATCCAAGGTCAGCTTGAAGATCCCTATAGGATGGATTGGAAGCTAGTCTATGTTGATCACGAGAACGATATCCTTCTTGTTGGCGACGACCCCTGGGAGTAAGTTATTCCTTTCATCCTCTTGGATCCAATACAAACATACAATTCTATAGCTATTTCCTTAACCTGCCCCTCCTGATgattttggaaattttgatACACAGGGAATTTGTGGGCTGTGTGAAGAGCATCAAAATACTATCAGCTGCTGAAGTACAACAAATGAGCTTGGATGGTGACCTTGGTGGCGTCCCTTCACAAACACAGGCCTGTAGTGCTTCTGATGATGCAAATGCATGGAGAGGCTCCTGACGTAAATACTAAAAACTATCTATCCTTCTTACAATTCTTTTTTAAGGATACTGGAGAGATCTAAGGATGAAATACACACCTAGTGATCTAGAGCCAACTCACTGACAAGTTGATCAAAATGCTTCGGTTCAGGCGGAAGATGTTCAGTGAACCGTCTCATCTCGGAGCTCTTGACATTTTGTTCACACTTAAATTGGGGCAACCTATCCTCATAGTCATAGTCAGATtaatttcttcctttttttctttgcatacAGAACTGATTTTCATAAGCTACCTATGTTTATCTGGGACATCTGTTCATTGTAATCTTACAAGTTCATAAGCAATCTGACCGTATATACAATGCTGTTTCTGTATCTCCTAATGTAATGGTTCTATTGGTGTTTCCACTACAGAAGTAAAATAGTTCTATGGCCAAAGTCATTCAAATGTCCGAATGGTACAACACTTTTGCCTCCTTTTTTACGAGGGTGATGAAATAATTTGTTCCTTAAAAAGGTTATTTTCTGCTCTTTGTATCAGTTCCCAGGACTCAGTAATTGACCCTAGTTGAGGGTGTTCACTGTTCAGTGTTCACATCATGGTTTATAATTGAATCCCAGTTTACCAAAAGATCAAGCTAATAAAAGAAGATtgtcccatcttttcgcttatgcttataagtcaatatttatattttaaaacataaatttaaagttgattttagagtttttttcatcgtagtttattttttatttttttctttttaaatcgatatatatatattaaaaattttactcataaattattttgtattcgttaatatgatgttttgctTATACACAAAAGAGGCAAAAGATATGACCTTTGCTCGGAATCAGTACTGGGAAACCAAATCCAGCCATTCATTGTGCTGTAATAGTCGTGCAAACCTCCGAAATCCAAACTAATGCAATCCATTCTCACACATAATTGCACGAATCTTGTAGCGATTAACGTTACATAGCATTTCTCCAATTCCCGAAACTTCTGCAAATGGACTTGTGGTGCAGAGCAGCTCGACCGTCGGATCAGGTGGTCCGGCGCCGACCCGGTTCCACAACGTTCCAGAACCATCTAATCCGGTCCGGTCCGACCCGATCCGAACCCGTCTTAGCCGCACCATCCGGTAATCTACCCCTTCGGAACACCTTACCCATCCAAACTCTCCCACACCCCGCACATTCTAATCGATATTTTTAACCATCTAAATTTTTTGACTTTCAAAAATAGACCttcctataaattattttaacctAATACCTTATGAACGCCacccctccgttttataatgtaagttttttgactttttcataccgtgtttgaccatttgtcttatttaaaaaattataaaaatatcatttattttgtttatgacttactttgctataaaaacttaaaacacgatttatcattttttatatttgtactaaatttttaataagatgaatgatcaaacgtttcaACCAAAAGCGTTAAACAatttacgttatgaaacggagatagcaCTAAACAGCCACTTCAGTCATTATTACTTAATAAGCTCATTACTTATGGCGTAGTGTGGCATGATTGTATGATTGTTTGATTACTCTAGTAAGCTTGGCATGgccaaaaattatataggcCCTATCTTTTGGTCAGCTACCAACacataagtttttaaacacaattttgaaattgcttttaaagtatttttgttgtagtttctttataataataatatttaagtAGCTATGaacatcttaaaaaaatagctacGAACGTAACCacgaattattattttttcgctAACATAATGTTTGACATTATTTCCGCATTTGACCATCCGATGGAGCCCtcagattgaaaaaaaactttaaggaAGATTTGGTcttaaaactataaataatgttttaaatattaaggaaaaaaaatccattccacccctcctcctcctcccagaCGGAGCAGGATAAGCCGCGGGGCCGCGAGGCAGCGGAAGCTTGCGGATTTGGGGATAAAGCGAGGGATTGGGCTTAGCGCTTTGGTTTGCTGCTCTGCTTTCGCCGTAGGGTTTATCTCCTTTCGCTTTGCTCCTTCTTCCCTCGCACGCAAGGCACATCCGGATTCCGGTGCGGAGGCGAGGAGAGGCGACCCGCTTCGAGGCGAATCGAGAGGTACTACTGCCCTACTGGTCGCTTGTCTCCTGATGggatttctttcttctctcggCCGTTTTGAGGTGGATTTGGTTGGGGGTGGGTggatttggtttggttttgggTTTGAGTTGGTTGGGGGTTTGTGCTGCGTGGTAGGTTGATTTGAGTCGGTTTGCTTAAGCCTGTATTGTGTGAATCCCTATTTGGTCGAATCGAGTGGTGCTTAATCCTGTATTGTGTGATTTGGGAGATGTTTGACTTGCATTTACCCCTCCAATCTCGATGAATTTGCGGCCGT contains the following coding sequences:
- the LOC102706854 gene encoding auxin response factor 16 isoform X1; translated protein: MKDQGSSGVSPGPAEGEKKAINSELWHACAGPLVSLPPVGSLVVYFPQGHSEQVAASMNKELDNIPGYPSLPSKLICKLLSLTLHADSETDEVYAQMTLQPVNKYERDAMLASELGLKQNKQPAEFFCKTLTASDTSTHGGFSVPRRAAEKIFPPLDFTMQPPAQELSAKDLHDISWKFRHIYRGQPKRHLLTTGWSVFVSTKRLLAGDSVLFIRDEKSQLLLGIRRATRPQPALSSSVLSSDSMHIGILAAAAHAAANSSPFTIFYNPRASPSEFVIPLAKYNKALYTQVSLGMRFRMLFETEDSGVRRYMGTITGIGDLDQARWKNSHWRNLQVGWDESTASERRTRVSIWEIEPVATPFYICPPPFFRPKLPKQPGMPDDENEVESAFKRAMPWLADDFALKDVQSALLPGLSLVQWMAMQQNPQMLTAASPTVQSPYLTPNVLAMQDVMGNSNEDPTKRLNAQSQNIVLPNLQVGSKVDHPVMSQHQQQPHQLSQQQVQPSQQSSVILQQHQAQLLQQNTIQLQQHQEHLQRQQSQPAQQFKAAASLHSVEQHKLKEQTSGGQVASQAQLLNQIFPPSSSQLQQLGLPKSPTQRQGLTGLPSSGSLQQSTLTQTSQVQQATEYQQALLQSQQQQLQQLSQPEVQLQLLQKIQQQNMLSQLNPQHQSQLIQQLSQKSQEILQQQILQHQFGGSDAMGQLKQSPSQQAPLNHITGSLTPQQLVRSHSALAESGDPSSSTAPSASRISPLNSLSRAHQGSRNLTDMVATPQIDNLFQEIQSKPDNRLKNDIQSKEPVSVPSRHPVSDQLDASSATSFCLDESPREGFSFPPVCLDNNVQVDPRDNFLIAENVDALMPDALLSRGMASGKGMCTLTSGQRDHRDVENELSSAAFSSQSFGVPDMSFKPGCSSDVAVTDAGLPSQGLWNNQTQRMRTFTKVQKRGSVGRSIDITRYRDYDELRHDLACMFGIQGQLEDPYRMDWKLVYVDHENDILLVGDDPWEEFVGCVKSIKILSAAEVQQMSLDGDLGGVPSQTQACSASDDANAWRGS
- the LOC102706854 gene encoding auxin response factor 16 isoform X2, with the protein product MTLQPVNKYERDAMLASELGLKQNKQPAEFFCKTLTASDTSTHGGFSVPRRAAEKIFPPLDFTMQPPAQELSAKDLHDISWKFRHIYRGQPKRHLLTTGWSVFVSTKRLLAGDSVLFIRDEKSQLLLGIRRATRPQPALSSSVLSSDSMHIGILAAAAHAAANSSPFTIFYNPRASPSEFVIPLAKYNKALYTQVSLGMRFRMLFETEDSGVRRYMGTITGIGDLDQARWKNSHWRNLQVGWDESTASERRTRVSIWEIEPVATPFYICPPPFFRPKLPKQPGMPDDENEVESAFKRAMPWLADDFALKDVQSALLPGLSLVQWMAMQQNPQMLTAASPTVQSPYLTPNVLAMQDVMGNSNEDPTKRLNAQSQNIVLPNLQVGSKVDHPVMSQHQQQPHQLSQQQVQPSQQSSVILQQHQAQLLQQNTIQLQQHQEHLQRQQSQPAQQFKAAASLHSVEQHKLKEQTSGGQVASQAQLLNQIFPPSSSQLQQLGLPKSPTQRQGLTGLPSSGSLQQSTLTQTSQVQQATEYQQALLQSQQQQLQQLSQPEVQLQLLQKIQQQNMLSQLNPQHQSQLIQQLSQKSQEILQQQILQHQFGGSDAMGQLKQSPSQQAPLNHITGSLTPQQLVRSHSALAESGDPSSSTAPSASRISPLNSLSRAHQGSRNLTDMVATPQIDNLFQEIQSKPDNRLKNDIQSKEPVSVPSRHPVSDQLDASSATSFCLDESPREGFSFPPVCLDNNVQVDPRDNFLIAENVDALMPDALLSRGMASGKGMCTLTSGQRDHRDVENELSSAAFSSQSFGVPDMSFKPGCSSDVAVTDAGLPSQGLWNNQTQRMRTFTKVQKRGSVGRSIDITRYRDYDELRHDLACMFGIQGQLEDPYRMDWKLVYVDHENDILLVGDDPWEEFVGCVKSIKILSAAEVQQMSLDGDLGGVPSQTQACSASDDANAWRGS
- the LOC102706854 gene encoding auxin response factor 16 isoform X3 encodes the protein MQPPAQELSAKDLHDISWKFRHIYRGQPKRHLLTTGWSVFVSTKRLLAGDSVLFIRDEKSQLLLGIRRATRPQPALSSSVLSSDSMHIGILAAAAHAAANSSPFTIFYNPRASPSEFVIPLAKYNKALYTQVSLGMRFRMLFETEDSGVRRYMGTITGIGDLDQARWKNSHWRNLQVGWDESTASERRTRVSIWEIEPVATPFYICPPPFFRPKLPKQPGMPDDENEVESAFKRAMPWLADDFALKDVQSALLPGLSLVQWMAMQQNPQMLTAASPTVQSPYLTPNVLAMQDVMGNSNEDPTKRLNAQSQNIVLPNLQVGSKVDHPVMSQHQQQPHQLSQQQVQPSQQSSVILQQHQAQLLQQNTIQLQQHQEHLQRQQSQPAQQFKAAASLHSVEQHKLKEQTSGGQVASQAQLLNQIFPPSSSQLQQLGLPKSPTQRQGLTGLPSSGSLQQSTLTQTSQVQQATEYQQALLQSQQQQLQQLSQPEVQLQLLQKIQQQNMLSQLNPQHQSQLIQQLSQKSQEILQQQILQHQFGGSDAMGQLKQSPSQQAPLNHITGSLTPQQLVRSHSALAESGDPSSSTAPSASRISPLNSLSRAHQGSRNLTDMVATPQIDNLFQEIQSKPDNRLKNDIQSKEPVSVPSRHPVSDQLDASSATSFCLDESPREGFSFPPVCLDNNVQVDPRDNFLIAENVDALMPDALLSRGMASGKGMCTLTSGQRDHRDVENELSSAAFSSQSFGVPDMSFKPGCSSDVAVTDAGLPSQGLWNNQTQRMRTFTKVQKRGSVGRSIDITRYRDYDELRHDLACMFGIQGQLEDPYRMDWKLVYVDHENDILLVGDDPWEEFVGCVKSIKILSAAEVQQMSLDGDLGGVPSQTQACSASDDANAWRGS